The proteins below come from a single Drosophila miranda strain MSH22 chromosome Y unlocalized genomic scaffold, D.miranda_PacBio2.1 Contig_Y1_pilon, whole genome shotgun sequence genomic window:
- the LOC117191720 gene encoding GRB10-interacting GYF protein 2-like, with the protein MLPIRKVGGRRTESSERSEGRTEAESDLELLSWEPAPTRKRAREAKGEEARTSKREEPRTGNRENPHASKREERSEGRSRRRTVTRREEPREGRPLKRSSTRSTRTAKREESSARTRGRSTTRQGDQQSTNPQEARTRSAQAENGSEEPLPTQAENAVEEPQPTQAEIAANDAAAEARRLAEWRRRIALAASKEELRQRRVWEDALALAKRLKAGQEAEKAAQEAEVECHKRYAAHHDEEEAECPPAPKAARVQSPEEDWQQRLRRAEKEEEELWQPPPEHAESEEEPRPQAPQPSRAEEELFQRRPPADHKEGEAADNAPGQGEQQQQQQQQQQHWHGPQGAAIGPFVSQKVRSAVRDGMLWHVQTLHISWASGPAQRQPEQETEEARLREEAPRASNERDPRRRARTQEPKGPAVAPTAGVLPEESPEVTADGDAEGPANATTPTTAEGPAAAPTVGNMICLLSADQLAAQTADQSFP; encoded by the exons ATGCTGCCGATACGCAAAGTCGGCGGCAGGCGTACCGAGTCGAGCGAGAGGAGCGAAGGGCGC ACCGAGGCGGAGAGCGACCTGGAGTTGTTGAGCTGGGAGCCGGCACCGACGAGAAAACGCGCACGCGAGGCGAAGGGGGAGGAGGCCCGCAccagcaagcgcgaggagccccgcACCGGCAACCGCGAGAATCCCCACGCCAGCAAGCGCGAAGAGCGGTCGGAGGGAAGAAGCAGGAGGCGCACGGTGACGCGGAGGGAGGAGCCCAGAGAGGGGAGGCCATTGAAGCGGTCGTCCACGCGTTCGACGCGTACGGCCAAGAGAGAGGAGTCGTCGGCACGCACCAGGGGAAGGTCGACAACGCGGCAAGGAGACCAGCAGTCGACAAACCCACAGGAGGCACGGACGCGGTCGGCGCAGGCCGAAAACGGGAGCGAGGAGCCGCTGCCGACGCAGGCCGAAAACGCGGTCGAGGAGCCGCAGCCAACGCAGGCCGAAATCGCGGCAAACGACGCGGCCGCTGAGGCGCGACGCCTCGCGGAATGGCGCCGTCGCATCGCGCTGGCCGCATCGAAGGAGGAGCTGAGGCAACGGCGCGTATGGGAGGACGCCCTGGCGCTGGCCAAGAGGCTGAAGGCCGGGCAGGAGGCCGAAAAGGCGGCCCAAGAAGCGGAAGTGGAGTGCCACAAGCGATACGCCGCGCACCA cgatgaggaggaggcggagtgCCCGCCAGCGCCGAAGGCGGCTCGAGTCCAGTCGCCCGAAGAAGATTGGCAGCAGAGGCTGCGACGAGCCGAGAAAGAGGAAGAAGAGCTCTGGCAACCACCCCCAGAACACGCCGAGTCCGAGGAGGAGCCGCGGCCGCAGGCCCCACAGCCATCGAGGGCAGAGGAGGAGCTGTTCCAGCGTCGGCCGCCGGCTGATCATAAGGAAGGGGAAGCAGCAGACAACGCGCCAGGCCAAggggagcaacagcagcagcagcagcagcagcagcagcactggcaCGGTCCGCAGGGAGCCGCCATCGGGCCGTTCGTGTCACAGAAGGTGCGCTCCGCGGTGCGAGATGGCATGCTGTGGCACGTGCAAACGCTGCATATATCGTGGGCCTCCGGGCCAGCGCAGCGGCAGCCCGAGCAAGAGACGGAGGAGGCTCGACTGCGGGAGGAGGCACCACGCGCCAGCAACGAGCGGGACCCGAGGCGACGAGCACGGACACAGGAGCCAAAAGGCCCAGCGGTGGCACCCACAGCCGGGGTGTTGCCCGAGGAGTCGCCCGAGGTGACGGCAGACGGCGACGCGGAGGGGCCGGCGAACGCGACGACACCAACGACGGCGGAAGGCCCAGCGGCGGCACCCACAGTCGG CAACATGATCTGCCTCTTGAGCGCGGATCAGCTAGCTGCCCAAACTGCTGATCAATCTTTTCCCTAA